The Bos javanicus breed banteng chromosome 11, ARS-OSU_banteng_1.0, whole genome shotgun sequence genome includes a window with the following:
- the LOC133256555 gene encoding olfactory receptor 1L8-like: MERLNQTSSVSEFILLGLSSWPEDQKPLFILFLIMYLVTITGNLLIILAINSDPQLHTPMYFFLSFLSFIDICFSTTIVPRVLVNFLSEKKTISYAGCLTQMYFTYALGNTDSYLLAAMAYDRYVAICDPFHYITIMSRRPCVLLVAFSCSLPHLHSLLHILLLNQLTFCNSNVVHHFLCNINPLLKLSCSSIFVNDLTIKTEGLVFWVTPFLCIVFSYVRILIAVLRIPSAAGKRKAFSTCGSHFTVVILFYGSIFYVYLQPLSSYTVQDQVATIVYTVLTSMLNPFIYSLRNKDMKRGLVKLMGRRKT; encoded by the coding sequence ATGGAAAGACTCAATCAAACCAGCAGTGTCTCTGAGTTCATACTCCTGGGACTTTCCTCGTGGCCAGAGGACCAGAAGCCACTCTTTATCCTCTTCCTCATCATGTACCTGGTCACCATAACAGGGAACCTACTCATCATCCTGGCCATCAATTCTGACCCTCAactgcacacccccatgtatttcttcttgagtttCCTGTCTTTCATTGACATTTGCTTCTCAACCACCATTGTCCCCAGGGTGCTGGTGAACTTCCTGTCAGAGAAGAAGACCATCTCCTATGCTGGATGTCTGACCCAGATGTATTTTACATATGCCTTGGGCAACACTGATAGTTATCTTCTGGCagccatggcctatgaccgctatgtggccatctgtgacCCCTTCCACTATATCACCATCATGAGCCGCCGCCCCTGTGTCCTGCTGGTGGCCTTCTCCTGCTCACTGCCTCACCTCCACTCACTCCTACACATACTTTTGCTGAATCAGCTCACCTTCTGTAACTCCAATGTTGTCCACCACTTCCTCTGCAACATCAACCCTCTGCTGAAATTGTCCTGCTCCTCCATATTTGTCAATGATCTCACAATAAAGACAGAAGGGCTGGTGTTTTGGGTGACCCCCTTCCTATGCATTGTTTTCTCGTATGTGCGAATCCTCATAGCAGTTCTCAGGATCCCCTCAGCTGCAGGGAAAcgcaaagccttctccacctgtggctcccaTTTTACTGTGGTGATCCTGTTTTATGGAAGCATCTTTTATGTGTATTTACAGCCCTTGTCCAGCTACACTGTTCAGGACCAAGTGGCAACAATTGTCTACACGGTCCTGACCTCCATGCTCAACCCTTTCATTTACAGTCTGAGAAATAAAGACAtgaagaggggcctggtgaagCTGATGGGCAGGAGGAAAACCTAG